One genomic window of Proteobacteria bacterium CG1_02_64_396 includes the following:
- a CDS encoding tRNA (guanosine(46)-N7)-methyltransferase TrmB: MTDIDTAAPPATTKTYGRKGGHLSARKKGLIAQTLPDYLVPETGLEDKRPIVLEIGFGGGENLLANLLRFPDHLHIGVEIYQRGLAQMIDQAVAAGVEGRLKLYQGAAQDLLPLLPKGQLHRVSILFADPWPKARHHKRRIVQTPFMQAIGSALAPGGLLILATDWEEYAQHMLEVLDEVALLENQAGRGQFWGNHYDDRIETRFERKGKRAGREIFDLRYKRSTTVS, from the coding sequence ATGACCGACATCGACACCGCCGCGCCCCCCGCCACCACCAAAACCTACGGTCGCAAAGGGGGGCATCTTTCGGCCCGCAAAAAGGGGTTGATCGCACAGACCCTGCCCGACTACCTGGTCCCCGAAACAGGCCTTGAGGACAAACGGCCCATCGTGCTGGAGATCGGTTTCGGCGGGGGGGAAAACCTACTGGCCAATCTGCTGCGTTTTCCCGATCACCTGCACATCGGGGTCGAAATCTACCAGCGGGGCCTTGCGCAGATGATCGATCAAGCGGTCGCGGCGGGGGTTGAGGGGCGGCTGAAGCTCTATCAGGGGGCGGCCCAAGATCTTTTGCCCCTCCTGCCCAAGGGGCAGCTGCACCGGGTTTCGATCCTCTTTGCCGACCCCTGGCCCAAGGCGCGCCATCACAAGCGGCGGATCGTGCAAACACCCTTCATGCAGGCGATCGGCTCGGCGCTGGCGCCTGGGGGCTTGCTGATTTTGGCCACCGACTGGGAGGAATACGCCCAGCACATGCTTGAGGTACTCGACGAGGTGGCGCTGCTCGAAAACCAGGCTGGACGCGGACAATTCTGGGGCAATCACTACGACGACCGAATCGAAACCCGGTTCGAGCGCAAGGGCAAACGGGCGGGGAGGGAGATCTTCGATCTGCGCTACAAGCGGTCGACGACCGTCTCGTAA
- a CDS encoding preprotein translocase subunit SecA, translating to MIGTLVRKIVGSKNDREIKRLKKTVQRVNALEEQMQGKSDEQLTAQTALFRQRLEQGEKLDDLLPEAFATVREAGKRVLGMRHFDVQLMGGVVLHEGKIAEMKTGEGKTLVATLPVYLNALTGKGVHVVTVNDYLARRDAEWMGQIYRFLGMSVGIIVHGMDEKERQIAYGSDITYGTNNEYGFDYLRDNMKFRAEDLVQRPLHFAIVDEVDSILIDEARTPLIISGPTEDRTDKYALADNLIADLTAEDYTVDEKSKTVVLTEEGNEKVERLLGLDNLYDLANVEMVHHVNQALRAHQMFKRDVDYIVRNGEVVIIDEFTGRMMPGRRYSDGLHQALEAKEKVAIQNENQTLASITFQNYFRMYDKLAGMTGTADTEAVEFHKIYELSVVVMPPNRPVQRIDQADVVYRNLDDKFAAIIEDIRACHEKGQPVLVGTVSIEKSEMLAKALAQAKVAHEVLNAKQHEREAFIVAQAGRKGAVTIATNMAGRGTDIVLGGNPEMRLLMEFPDLEGQERETKFEVLRQECITEKEEVMLAGGLRIIGTERHESRRIDNQLRGRAGRQGDPGSSRFYIALTDDLMRIFGSERMDKIMVRMGMQPGEALVHPWLTKSIEMAQKKVEGRNFDIRKQLLDYDDVMNEQRKVVYSQRREVMDAADVSDYIESMREDTVDQILNLHLPPTVHPEMWEVAAATAEFQRILDLDLPIQTWVTDGESEWDDIRRNILEAARSNYLGLEGQAGSESLRQVERMVLLQVLDGLWKDHLLTMDHLREGIHLRGYAQQDPKREYKKESFLLFQQFLDRVRSEVVAVLHHLKVSPPDVAAMAEAQAKADAERARLAGIRPDLPGTPDADGIEKQHPVVRSDKIGRNDPCPCGSGKKFKHCHGKAA from the coding sequence GTGATCGGCACCCTCGTCCGCAAGATTGTTGGTAGCAAAAACGATCGTGAAATCAAACGTTTGAAGAAGACCGTCCAACGTGTCAACGCTCTAGAAGAGCAGATGCAGGGTAAAAGCGACGAACAACTCACCGCGCAAACCGCGCTCTTCAGGCAACGGCTGGAACAAGGGGAAAAGCTCGACGACCTCCTGCCCGAGGCTTTCGCTACTGTGCGTGAGGCGGGCAAGCGGGTTTTGGGGATGCGCCATTTCGACGTTCAGTTGATGGGCGGCGTTGTCCTGCACGAAGGCAAAATCGCCGAAATGAAAACCGGCGAGGGCAAAACCCTGGTCGCCACCCTACCGGTTTACCTCAATGCCCTGACCGGCAAAGGAGTCCATGTCGTCACGGTCAACGATTACCTGGCCCGCCGTGATGCCGAATGGATGGGGCAGATCTACCGCTTTCTTGGCATGAGCGTCGGCATCATCGTCCACGGTATGGACGAGAAAGAGCGGCAGATCGCCTACGGTTCCGACATTACCTACGGCACCAACAACGAATACGGCTTTGACTATCTGCGCGACAACATGAAGTTCCGCGCCGAGGATCTGGTGCAACGCCCCCTGCACTTCGCCATCGTCGACGAAGTCGACTCGATCCTGATCGACGAAGCCCGAACCCCCCTGATTATTTCGGGCCCCACCGAAGACCGTACCGATAAATACGCCCTAGCCGACAACCTGATTGCCGATCTCACCGCCGAGGACTACACCGTCGACGAAAAGAGCAAGACGGTGGTCCTCACTGAGGAGGGCAACGAAAAGGTTGAGCGATTGCTTGGGCTCGACAATCTCTACGATCTTGCCAACGTCGAGATGGTCCACCACGTCAATCAGGCGCTGCGAGCCCACCAGATGTTCAAGCGGGATGTGGACTACATCGTGCGCAATGGCGAGGTAGTCATCATCGACGAATTTACCGGCCGCATGATGCCGGGGCGGCGCTACTCCGACGGGTTGCACCAAGCCTTAGAGGCCAAGGAGAAGGTCGCCATCCAGAACGAGAACCAGACCCTGGCCTCGATCACCTTCCAGAACTACTTCCGGATGTACGACAAGCTGGCGGGGATGACCGGCACCGCCGACACCGAAGCGGTGGAGTTCCATAAGATTTACGAACTTTCGGTGGTGGTCATGCCCCCCAACCGACCGGTACAACGGATCGACCAAGCCGACGTGGTCTACCGAAACCTCGACGACAAATTCGCCGCGATCATCGAAGACATCCGCGCCTGCCACGAAAAGGGACAGCCGGTCCTGGTTGGCACCGTCTCCATCGAAAAATCGGAAATGCTCGCCAAGGCCCTGGCCCAGGCCAAGGTCGCCCACGAGGTGCTCAACGCCAAACAACACGAGCGTGAGGCCTTCATCGTCGCGCAGGCGGGGCGCAAGGGGGCGGTCACCATCGCCACCAACATGGCTGGGCGCGGTACCGATATCGTGCTAGGGGGCAACCCCGAGATGCGCTTGCTGATGGAGTTTCCCGATCTCGAAGGTCAGGAGCGCGAAACCAAATTCGAGGTGCTACGCCAGGAATGCATTACCGAAAAAGAGGAGGTCATGCTGGCGGGGGGTCTGCGCATTATCGGCACCGAACGCCACGAATCGCGGCGTATCGACAACCAGCTGCGCGGTCGTGCCGGACGCCAGGGCGATCCCGGTTCGTCCCGCTTTTACATCGCCCTGACCGACGATCTGATGCGGATTTTCGGCTCGGAGCGGATGGACAAAATCATGGTCCGCATGGGGATGCAACCCGGCGAGGCGCTGGTTCACCCCTGGCTGACCAAATCGATCGAGATGGCCCAAAAGAAGGTCGAGGGGCGCAACTTCGACATCCGCAAACAACTGCTCGACTACGACGACGTCATGAATGAGCAGCGCAAGGTGGTCTACAGTCAGCGCCGTGAGGTCATGGACGCCGCCGATGTCTCCGACTACATCGAGTCGATGCGGGAAGACACCGTCGACCAGATTCTCAACCTACATCTTCCCCCCACCGTTCACCCCGAAATGTGGGAGGTCGCCGCGGCGACCGCCGAGTTCCAGCGCATTCTCGACCTCGATCTGCCGATTCAGACATGGGTGACCGATGGGGAATCGGAATGGGACGACATCCGCCGCAACATTCTTGAGGCGGCCCGCAGCAACTACCTCGGCCTTGAGGGGCAAGCGGGCAGCGAAAGTCTGCGGCAAGTCGAGCGGATGGTGCTTTTGCAGGTGCTCGACGGCCTGTGGAAGGATCATCTGCTGACCATGGACCACCTGCGCGAGGGGATTCACCTGCGCGGATATGCCCAGCAGGATCCCAAGCGGGAGTACAAGAAAGAGTCGTTCCTGCTCTTCCAGCAATTCCTGGATCGGGTGCGCAGCGAGGTGGTCGCGGTGTTGCACCACCTGAAGGTCTCCCCCCCCGATGTTGCGGCGATGGCCGAAGCTCAGGCCAAGGCCGATGCGGAACGGGCCCGCTTGGCCGGCATTCGCCCCGACTTACCGGGCACCCCGGACGCCGACGGAATCGAAAAACAGCACCCGGTGGTACGCAGCGACAAAATCGGGCGCAACGATCCCTGCCCCTGCGGTTCGGGTAAAAAGTTCAAACATTGTCACGGAAAGGCGGCTTGA
- a CDS encoding bifunctional ornithine acetyltransferase/N-acetylglutamate synthase — translation MPIGPTQLPDLQPIAGLSWGIASVGVKNPTRLRPDVAVLVAETPCVWAGAFTLSGSRAAPVRWSEARKGLPFRALVVNSGNANACTGNRGMEDVATCASRLGQAVGLEEGQAILAASTGVIGELLPMERLLPGIDAAFADRGETRWEDAARAIMTTDIFAKGASLTVDLPSGGSATFTGIAKGSGMIHPNMATMLGFIGTDADLDETTLSAMLRRSVEESFNTISVDGDTSTNDCVFAVATGRVAVEPRDKEMLEGALLEICKQLADAILRDGEGVTRIMNIQVEGARDDTHAKKVADTVATSPLVKTALFGADPNWGRIAGAIGRADPELEWERVSIYLGPYPVVVEGQRHPDYREEQGAEVFKAQEVDIAIDLGVGRGRALKRSTDLSYDYIKINADYRS, via the coding sequence ATGCCCATCGGTCCTACCCAACTGCCCGATCTTCAACCCATTGCCGGTCTTAGCTGGGGCATCGCCTCGGTCGGGGTGAAAAACCCGACCAGGTTGCGTCCCGATGTCGCCGTCTTGGTGGCCGAGACCCCCTGTGTCTGGGCCGGAGCTTTCACCCTCTCCGGCAGCCGGGCCGCCCCGGTGCGCTGGAGCGAAGCGCGAAAAGGGCTCCCCTTCCGCGCGTTGGTGGTCAACAGCGGCAATGCCAACGCCTGCACCGGCAACCGGGGCATGGAGGATGTTGCGACCTGTGCGTCGCGATTGGGACAGGCGGTTGGATTGGAAGAGGGACAGGCGATCCTCGCCGCTTCGACCGGGGTGATCGGCGAGCTTCTACCCATGGAAAGACTGCTGCCAGGCATCGATGCCGCTTTTGCCGATCGGGGCGAAACGCGTTGGGAAGACGCGGCCCGGGCCATCATGACCACCGACATCTTCGCCAAGGGGGCGAGCCTAACGGTTGATCTGCCCAGCGGCGGCAGCGCCACCTTCACCGGCATCGCCAAGGGCTCAGGGATGATCCACCCCAACATGGCCACTATGCTGGGTTTTATTGGCACCGACGCCGACCTCGACGAGACGACCCTGTCGGCCATGCTGCGCCGCAGCGTCGAAGAGAGCTTCAACACCATCTCGGTCGACGGTGACACCTCGACCAACGATTGTGTGTTTGCAGTGGCGACCGGACGGGTGGCGGTCGAACCCCGCGATAAAGAGATGCTTGAAGGGGCGCTGCTTGAGATCTGCAAGCAGCTGGCCGATGCCATCCTGCGCGACGGCGAGGGGGTCACCCGGATTATGAACATCCAGGTCGAGGGGGCCCGCGACGACACCCACGCCAAAAAGGTGGCCGACACGGTGGCGACCTCCCCCTTGGTCAAGACCGCTCTGTTCGGCGCCGACCCCAACTGGGGCCGGATCGCCGGGGCCATCGGCCGGGCCGATCCCGAGCTTGAATGGGAACGGGTCTCGATTTATCTGGGCCCCTATCCGGTAGTGGTCGAAGGGCAACGCCATCCCGACTACCGTGAGGAGCAAGGGGCCGAGGTGTTTAAAGCGCAGGAGGTCGACATCGCCATCGATCTTGGGGTTGGCCGCGGTCGTGCTCTCAAGCGCAGCACCGATCTGAGTTACGACTACATCAAGATCAATGCCGATTACCGCTCCTGA